GTCCAGCCCAGACCGGCGACGGTGAACTCCTGGGTGTCGTCCACACCCTTCGAGCCGTCGACGACGAAGCGCGCGACGCGAAAGCGGATGTCAGCAGCCATGGGGGAAACCGGTGATCAGCGCGGCGCAATCAGTCCTCGGTGACGGTGAGTTGGCCGACGGCGAACTTGACGGTGTCACCGGGATCGACGGTCTTGGAGGCGGTGAGCGCGCCCTTGTAGAGCAGGTTGCCGTTGCTCGCCGCATCCCAGATGCCGAAATGGGTGACGGTTGCCTGGCCGCCATAGCCCGCAAAGTCGAATGAAATCTCGCCATCATTGGCGCAACTGCCAGCCGACGCGGCGGCGAAAGAGCCGGCCTGCCGCGCGTAGCTGCCGCCCGAGCACTCGGCGCCAGCGCCGTTCTCGCCGGGATCGGCGGTGTGCAGCGAGACGTACGGTGTCGCCACCTGCAGCGCGGTGTTGTTGAGCACGGCGTCCAGCACCGCGTTTTCGAGGTAGTCGGATTTGCTCATTGTCTGAGTCCTCTGCTGCGAATGGGGATCACTGAGTGCGCATGTGCCGGCCGATCAGCACCGGCAGCCGCGTCGACCAGGTGCTCGCGGCGCGCGCCACGTCGAGGCGTTTCGGCATCTTCACCTGCGGCACGAGAAAGAACATCACCACGGTGGCGAGGCCGGAGGTGGAAACGTAGGCGCCCCGGCGTGCGGAGGCTTTCGGGTGGTTGCCCTACGGTAGCCGCCGCGTCGGCCGCCGCGTGTCCACCATCCCGTCCAACTGCCGGAGCGACGGCCCGCGCCGACGATAATGGGCAAGCGCAGCCGCCATCACGGGCATGGCGCTCGACCAGATCCGGCGTGACACGCCGACCGCGTACATGCTTCGGCGCCGAACCGGTCGGAATGGTGAGCCAGAACCCGTTGCGCGAGCGGATCACCACGCCTTCGTCGAAGGCGCGGATGATCTGCGGCGCCTTGGTCCACACCAGCGCTGCCGCGTCATGGCCGCGGTTCGGGTAAGTCCGGTCGCGCCATGTCCGCGCCAGCCGCGGACCGAGCCCGGCGGTGATGACCTGGCGCCGCAAGGCGCCCTTGAGTCCTTCGCCGGCCTGCTTGACTCCCGCACCGACGGCCCGCTCGATCTCGCGCATCTCGGCGTCGAGGCTGGCTTTCAGCGAGCCGGCGACGGTGGCGGCGAGCTTCATGCCGGGCATCCAGCGTCCAAACCAGCCGGTCGCGATCGTGCACCGGCTCGCCCTGCACGATGAACGTGTCACCGCCGATCTCCAGCGTGTCGCCCTCGGCCGGCGTCGGGACCTCCGAAAGCCGCACGTCGAACACCGCCGTCGCCGAATGGATGCGGGTATCGCCGAGGCCGACGATCTCGTCGGGACGCCGAGCGACAACCCTCACGGTGAGCGCGCCGCCGCCGGTCGACGTGTATACGGCATCCGTCGCCATATTCGGGTCGGCGAATAGCGCGTCGAGCAGCACGGCGAATACGGTCATGGGGCAGAGGATCCCGGAAAAACACCCAGAGGAAACGGCTGGTCATCGAGGCACAGCGGTCGTTCCGTGTGGCTACGTCACATGCTTCTTCGTGACCCTTACCGGTCGTCGCAACGGCGTGCTACTTTCCCTCCGGTTGAGCGAGGGAATGTCGGGCCACGGCCTCTAAAGTCCAAGGAGTCTGCCACATGAATGGCGAAGCAGGACCCACAATGGAAGCGACAGCAGCCGCATATGAGGATCGTCTGGTACCAGCCCTGTTCGCGCCCCTGGCCCGGTTGACAGCGAACGCCACTTCACTCTCCGCGGGGCAAGCAGTCCTAGACGTTGCCTGCGGAACTGGCGCCCTCACCAGACAGGTTCTGTCGCGCGTTGGCCCGACAGGCAAACCCACCGGCCTCGACGCCAATCCTGCGATGATATCCGTGGCCCGCAAGGTTTCGTCGGAGATCGAATGGCACGAGGGGCAGGCAGAGGACCTACCATTTGAAGACGCGACATTCGACGCGGTCGTGTGTCAGTTTGGCCTAAACTTCTTTTCGGACCAACAGGCCGCGCTCAAGGAGATGTCGCGTGTCCTGGCGCCCGATGGGCATATGGTAATCTCCGTGTTCGATAACCTGGACGTGAATCGACCATACGCGGAGACGGCGTCAATCTTTGAGCGCGTTGTCGGAAGCGACATCGGCCAGGCGTTGAGGTTTCCGTTTGGCCTGGGCGAGCTCAGCGACTTCAGCGCAATCATCGATAGCTCCGATATTGGGAGGCCGGCCCTCACTTCCGAAAAAGGGACCGCGCGGTTTCCCAGCGTTCGCGCAATGGTCGAGGCCGACGTTTTCGGCTGGTTTCCCTTCGCCGGATTCAAACTCGATAAACAGGCTCTTGAGACCGTAATAGATGAAGCCACATCAGCCTTGGAGCCATATGTAGCGCCGTCCGGGGCCGTGGAGTTCGCCGCTGGGATACACATTGCTTCCCTGCGAAAGACCTAATCCTGCCAACGCGAGATTATGTCAGCCCCTTGGCTAGCAGTTCGCTTTGGAGCCGCGTGTAAATATGGCGGCTTTTGTGCAGTAACCATAACCTTTCCACCAAACGTTGGCGCTCCGCGCTTGTCAGCACCTTGGTATACGGCTGAAGATCGACCCTCGGCGAGCCGCTGAAAGCTGCTCAACAACGTTCGCCGGCGGTTGATGGGGTATGATCATCCTTGGAAGAGGGGCAGGTTACGTGACCATGTGACGGTGCGCCGACTGGAAACACCGAGCCTCGAGACTGCCATGGCCAAGACCTCGAAATCGCGACCGCCGCGACTGGTTCCGGACCGGCCCTTTCCGCCCTATGCCTACATTCCGGGCCGCACTGCGCATCCGACACGCGATCCCGACGGCCACAGCTACGCAGCAACGCTTGAAGTCCCGGACCCGCCGGGCCCCGCGGCATGGCGCGACTGCCGCGACTACCTGTACGGCATCGACCTGTTCAACCATGGCTTCTTTTGGGAAGCCCACGAAGCCTGGGAGGGACTCTGGGTTGCCTGCGGCCGCCACGGTCCGACGGCAACATACCTGCAAGCCTTGATCAATCTTGCCGCCGCCGGCTTCAAGGCGCGGTGGGGCAATGCTCGCGGCATGAAAGCCAATGCCGAAACGGCGCACCGCCTGTTCCGGGCCGTCGAGCGCGATCCAGGGGTTACGCCCAGGCGCTACATGGGTCTCGATGTCCGGATGCTGGCCGACCACGCCAAGGAAATCTCACTGCAATCCGCCAGCACGGCGTCAGGGAGCGAGACTTCGCCGACCTTCGACTTGGTTCTCAGGCCGGATTGAGGTCGTCGCGGAGCGTGCCGGCGCGAAAACGTCGCTGTCCTCGCCCGCGTCAAACTGCGGCCGATGCGTCCATCAGTTGCTTGAATGGATCCGCACCGCCAGGCGCGGGCGCTTGTTGATCGGCAGGATCGAGGCCTCGGTCTTCACCTCGATGGCGCTGCCGTCCGGACGGGCGAGCTGCCGGGCATACATGGGCAGGCCCACGGTGTTCACGGTCTCGATCAGGTTGGCCGGCGCGCCGTGGGTGACGAACGTGTCCATGGTACCGAGCGGGAACGCGATGCCTTCACCGGCCGGGACCAGCGTCTCGGTGGAGCCGGTGGAGAGGGTGACCGTTGCGTTGTATTCCTCGAACAGGATGCCGGCGAACGGGAAGCGCCGGCGGGTGTCCTCGCGGAGCGGCTGGGCGCCAGTGGAGGAAAAGTACTTGTAGGCTTCCTCGACCTTGGCGTGACCGATCAGCTTGTCGAAGAACTCGGGGCTCACGAGGGCGAGCACGCCGGTCATCGTCTCGCCCTTGAGCTCGGTCTCGATCTTGCGCAGCGCGTCGCGGACCTTGGCTTGAATATTGGTGGTGCCGGTGCCGAGCACGAAGTCGACCGCCTGCTGCGCGAGCCCGAACTCGGTGAAGTAGTCGTAGAGGGTCGCCCCGGCGCCGTCCTTGGCCACGCCACGCAGCGCGTTGACCTCCATGTACTCGCGCGTCTGCGCGTGCTTGACGCGCATACGGGTGAGCTTCCGCTCCATCACCGTGGCGAGCGGGTCGGCGGCGTCGGCGACGCCGAAGCCGCGCACGCCCTGGATGTCCTGGGGCGTGATGACGTCATCGTGCGGGATCCAGGGGATGGTGAACGAGCGCATGGAGCGGGTGTCGCGGTTGGCGACGGTGGCCGGACCACCGAGCGGCACGGTGGGCAGCAGGTTGAGCACGCCCTCGGCCTGCTCGATGACGACCGAGCGCTGGGTGACGCCCTCGAAGCGGAACAGGCCCATCTGCCCGAGCCGGGTGTAGACATTGGGCAGGATGTTGATGGCCTGCGTCATCTCGGCGAGGGTGTAGCCGCCCGCGTCGAACGGGTTGATCATGACAACCATGGTCTGGGGGTCCTTTCGGGGTCGGGGAATCAGGCGGTGTCGCGGGCGACGATGCCGGCAGCCGCCAGTTGCTCGTGCTTGGCGGTGATCTCGGCGGCCTGATCGACGGAGGCGTCGAAGACCAGCCGGTCCTTGGAGACGACGACGGGACCGCGGGCGGCGATCAGACCAGTCTGGTCAGCGGCGGTGGCATCGACGGCTTCCAGCAGCACGGCGACGGCGGTTTCGGAACCGTCGGCACCTGATGCCGGTGATAGCGTGTACTTGCCGTCGGCAGTGA
This Rhodospirillales bacterium DNA region includes the following protein-coding sequences:
- a CDS encoding methyltransferase domain-containing protein translates to MNGEAGPTMEATAAAYEDRLVPALFAPLARLTANATSLSAGQAVLDVACGTGALTRQVLSRVGPTGKPTGLDANPAMISVARKVSSEIEWHEGQAEDLPFEDATFDAVVCQFGLNFFSDQQAALKEMSRVLAPDGHMVISVFDNLDVNRPYAETASIFERVVGSDIGQALRFPFGLGELSDFSAIIDSSDIGRPALTSEKGTARFPSVRAMVEADVFGWFPFAGFKLDKQALETVIDEATSALEPYVAPSGAVEFAAGIHIASLRKT
- a CDS encoding major capsid protein yields the protein MVVMINPFDAGGYTLAEMTQAINILPNVYTRLGQMGLFRFEGVTQRSVVIEQAEGVLNLLPTVPLGGPATVANRDTRSMRSFTIPWIPHDDVITPQDIQGVRGFGVADAADPLATVMERKLTRMRVKHAQTREYMEVNALRGVAKDGAGATLYDYFTEFGLAQQAVDFVLGTGTTNIQAKVRDALRKIETELKGETMTGVLALVSPEFFDKLIGHAKVEEAYKYFSSTGAQPLREDTRRRFPFAGILFEEYNATVTLSTGSTETLVPAGEGIAFPLGTMDTFVTHGAPANLIETVNTVGLPMYARQLARPDGSAIEVKTEASILPINKRPRLAVRIHSSN
- a CDS encoding head decoration protein, whose product is MPVLTQDPTLGDLLKYELNANYCRETVTLKSGTNFALGAVLGKLTADGKYTLSPASGADGSETAVAVLLEAVDATAADQTGLIAARGPVVVSKDRLVFDASVDQAAEITAKHEQLAAAGIVARDTA
- a CDS encoding DUF309 domain-containing protein; this translates as MAKTSKSRPPRLVPDRPFPPYAYIPGRTAHPTRDPDGHSYAATLEVPDPPGPAAWRDCRDYLYGIDLFNHGFFWEAHEAWEGLWVACGRHGPTATYLQALINLAAAGFKARWGNARGMKANAETAHRLFRAVERDPGVTPRRYMGLDVRMLADHAKEISLQSASTASGSETSPTFDLVLRPD